The genome window CCCGCCGGGCGATCACCAGCGACCCGAACTGGAACGGTGGCCACTACTACGATGGGCCCGAGCCAGACGCTGGCCTCGCTCGAGCGCGCCAGATCGGCCACATCATGTACCTCTCGAAGGCCTCGATGGGGCGGAAGTTCGGTCGGCGGTCTGCGGGCCGCGAGACGGTTCGTGAGGGGCCACCGGATCCCGCGGCCGGCTTCTTTCCCTACCGCGAGGTCGAGTCCTATCTCGACTACCAGGCCGACAAGTTCGTCGATCGGTTCGATGCGAACAGCTATCTGTACATGACACGCGCGATGGACGACTTCGACCTCGCCGCGGGCTATGAGGGAGACGCCGATGCGCTCGCGGCCTTCGAGGGCGAACTGCTCTTGCTCTCGTTTACCGGCGACTGGCATTTCACCGTCGATCAGTCCGAGTCGCTCGCCGAGGCCGCTCGCGAGGCCGACGTTGACGTCGCCCACCACGTAGTCGAGTCCGACCACGGCCACGACGCGTTCCTCGTCGAACCCGAAAACGTCGGCCCGCCGCTGTCGGACCTGCTCGCGAGGGGGCTTTCCGGCCGGGCGATCACGGATACGGGTCCCGACGACGGTGACGACTCCTCCTCGTTCGCACCCGTCCACACCAGCCTCTTTTCGGACTGACGTCGCCGTCGTCGGGACCACGTCGCGGTGGCCGGTACTCGAGGATCGACTCGAGTCGCCGAACGGGAGAACCGCGGGAAGAAAACGGGTTAGTGGCGGTCGTGATGGCCGTCGATGTCGGCGTACTGTTCGACGGGAACGGGATTGGAGCCGAGTCGGTGCAGCCACCGGCGGGCGTCCTGTGCCACCAGCGCGGGGTCGGTGTTCCGGACGATGGTGGGTGTTGCGGGTGACCGAATCAGGGCGATCAACGCCCACATCGTGCCGGCGGCGAACGAACCGGCAGCCGAGAGCGTCATCCCGAGTGTAAAGAACGTCGTCGCGTAGACGAGTCCGATCGCCATCGAGGGGAGGCTCGTCCCGAGGGGTACACGAGCGCTCGCATCGCGCAGCGTCGGCGCGAGAAAGACGATCGAGAGGCCGCTTCCAATCATGAACACGAAGTCTTGCCACAACATCAAAACTGCTTACTCGATATAGAGTAAATAACTATCTCGGTCGTGATGTTGCGAAGATACCTCTATGATGTACAGGTTTCAAAGTTATATCTTCTGAAAGAATCAAATGACAACCTCTAACGATACTGTTCTTGTTCGTCGATCGCGTCACCGCCCCGGTCGGTTGATCGGGCAAGAACTCGGGTTCAGGCGCGGGAATGTCGTCGTAGCGGGCGATGCCG of Natrarchaeobaculum sulfurireducens contains these proteins:
- the metX gene encoding homoserine O-acetyltransferase MetX, whose translation is MTTKDTVDVGEFRFLSGESIPTLEVAYETYGEFTGDNAVLVCHALTGSSHVARRPDAGDDTAGQARAWWGDVVGPGKAIDTTEYYVVCANVPGSCYGTTGPASDNPETGEPYGTDFPPVTVGDWTRTQRALLDELGVGRLHAVVGGSVGGMNALDWLRRYPDDVGRAAAVATAARLDPQCLALDTVARRAITSDPNWNGGHYYDGPEPDAGLARARQIGHIMYLSKASMGRKFGRRSAGRETVREGPPDPAAGFFPYREVESYLDYQADKFVDRFDANSYLYMTRAMDDFDLAAGYEGDADALAAFEGELLLLSFTGDWHFTVDQSESLAEAAREADVDVAHHVVESDHGHDAFLVEPENVGPPLSDLLARGLSGRAITDTGPDDGDDSSSFAPVHTSLFSD